One Paenibacillus sp. SYP-B4298 genomic window, ACAGTGTTTCTTGGGAATAAGGACATTCAACTTCCGAGTATTGCTCTGTGGTTTATGATGATTCGTATACATATTATTTTGGCCATTATTGCTCTAATTACCGGCCCCCTTGGTCTTTCTTTAAGCATTAGAATGAAGCGACCTGCTCTGCATCGTTGGAATGTGCTGGAGGTCATCTAGGGTGGGGATTGCAGCAAGCTTTAACAGTGTAGGGGTTGTTGAGAAAGTATATCAATTGAATTACAATAGAACTATTAATCGCGAAGGAAGTGCACGATGGCGGACGTCTATAAACTTGCGGAGCAGTTCGGAGAAGCGGCAATTGCAATCGACGATATTTATAAATTCATAGTGGAGCCCGGCGCCGTCATGCGGAACTATGTAACCGAAAAGAACGGTTTTATTATTACGACAAAGGGAAACGCGACCGTTGATTTTAATGATTCGTTATATCATTTAAGTCCAGGCGTTATTGTGCACGGAGCACCAGATATGACGATTAACGCCAATGTAACGAGCCCTACCTCTTGGGAATATTACTTGATTCTATATGGCTTGGGGGAAGGGATGCCGCGCAAAGACGCGGAAATCTATACTCATTTCGAGTTGAACACCGGTGTGAACTCCCGCATTCAGGAGTTGCTGCAGATCATGAAGAGCACGACCGACAGTTCCGACCGAATGAGATATTTGCGTGCCAAGTCGTTGTTTTTTGATGTCCTCTACGAAGTGTTTGTATCCAGTCAATATTGTATCTATAGAAAAAGCCAGCAAGCGTCAGTCGTGGAGGCGCAGCAATTTATCCGTTCTCACTTTGCGGAGCATCTGTCGCTCGGGGAGTTGGCGGCCTTGCATGGCATGACGGCGGGCAACTTCTCCTATTTATTCCACAAGTATTTCGGAATTCGTCCCATGGATTACCTAACGCAATGCCGTATGAACCAAGCCAAGCAATTGCTTGCGGCCACCGATCTCCCCGTACAAGAAATTTCTGCTCAGGTGGGTTACTCCGACCCGATGTATTTCAGCCGTGTTTTTAAAAAACATACAGGAACATCACCTTCCAGGTTTCCTTCCCGAGCCCGATCCGGGCTTCATATTCGTCCATAATCTTTTGAGAATCGTGCATGGTTTTGCCTCCTGCCAATCGTTACTATATATGTTGAGATTGATTATCAATGATAGTGCAAGGAGGATGGATGAGACTGCAACCAGGGCTTGATGGAAATGAACGATCGATCGATCCGGCATCGCTTGCCGTTGCCGCCCGGTCCAAGGCTTTGCGGCCGATGCTCGTTATTGCAGCCGGGCTTGTTGTATTGCTGATAAGCTGTGTTTTTTCGTTGCATTCCGGTAACTTCGACGGCAGCGTTGGAGATACCTGGAATGCAGTCTTTCATTACCAGTCCAATGATTCTTTTCGTCAAATCGTGTGGGAGCTCAGGCTGCCCAGAATGTTGGCCGCTGCCGCCGTAGGGGCGTGTCTGGCCGTATCCGGCGCTCTTATGCAGGGGCTCACAAGAAATCCGCTCGCGGATCCCTCTATTCTTGGAGTCACGCAGGGCTCTACCTTGGCTATGGCATTGGGACTTGCGTTTGCCCCCGCTCTCTCCAACTACAGCTTGATGTTTATCTCTTTTATAGGGGCAGGGGTCGGAGTCGGCT contains:
- a CDS encoding AraC family transcriptional regulator, whose protein sequence is MADVYKLAEQFGEAAIAIDDIYKFIVEPGAVMRNYVTEKNGFIITTKGNATVDFNDSLYHLSPGVIVHGAPDMTINANVTSPTSWEYYLILYGLGEGMPRKDAEIYTHFELNTGVNSRIQELLQIMKSTTDSSDRMRYLRAKSLFFDVLYEVFVSSQYCIYRKSQQASVVEAQQFIRSHFAEHLSLGELAALHGMTAGNFSYLFHKYFGIRPMDYLTQCRMNQAKQLLAATDLPVQEISAQVGYSDPMYFSRVFKKHTGTSPSRFPSRARSGLHIRP